The following proteins are co-located in the Lagenorhynchus albirostris chromosome 2, mLagAlb1.1, whole genome shotgun sequence genome:
- the SZRD1 gene encoding SUZ domain-containing protein 1 isoform X4: MRRSLRAGRRRQTAGKSKSPPKVPIVIQDDSLPTGPPPQIRILKRPTSNGVVSSPNSTSRPALPVKSLAQREAEYAEARKRILGSASPEEEQEKPILDRPTRISQPEDSRQPNNVIRQPLGPDGSQGFKQRR, encoded by the exons ATGAGGAGGTCGCTGAGAGCTGGGAGGAGGCGGCAGACAGCGGG GAAATCCAAATCTCCTCCCAAAGTGCCCATTGTGATTCAGGACGATAGCCTTCCCACGGGGCCCCCTCCACAGATTCGCATCCTCAAGAGGCCCACCAGCAACGGTGTGGTCAGCAGCCCCAACTCCACCAGCAGGCCAGCCCTTCCCGTCAAGTCCCTAGCACAGCGGGAGGCAGAGTACGCGGAGGCCCGGAAGCGGATACTGGGCAGTGCCAGCCCCGAGGAGGAGCAAGAGAAACCCATCCTCGACCG GCCAACCAGGATCTCCCAACCTGAAGACAGCAGGCAGCCTAACAATGTGATCAGACAGCCTTTGGGTCCTGATGGATCACAAGGCTTCAAACAGCGCAGATAA
- the SZRD1 gene encoding SUZ domain-containing protein 1 isoform X3, translating to MRRSLRAGRRRQTAGRKSKSPPKVPIVIQDDSLPTGPPPQIRILKRPTSNGVVSSPNSTSRPALPVKSLAQREAEYAEARKRILGSASPEEEQEKPILDRPTRISQPEDSRQPNNVIRQPLGPDGSQGFKQRR from the exons ATGAGGAGGTCGCTGAGAGCTGGGAGGAGGCGGCAGACAGCGGG CAGGAAATCCAAATCTCCTCCCAAAGTGCCCATTGTGATTCAGGACGATAGCCTTCCCACGGGGCCCCCTCCACAGATTCGCATCCTCAAGAGGCCCACCAGCAACGGTGTGGTCAGCAGCCCCAACTCCACCAGCAGGCCAGCCCTTCCCGTCAAGTCCCTAGCACAGCGGGAGGCAGAGTACGCGGAGGCCCGGAAGCGGATACTGGGCAGTGCCAGCCCCGAGGAGGAGCAAGAGAAACCCATCCTCGACCG GCCAACCAGGATCTCCCAACCTGAAGACAGCAGGCAGCCTAACAATGTGATCAGACAGCCTTTGGGTCCTGATGGATCACAAGGCTTCAAACAGCGCAGATAA
- the SZRD1 gene encoding SUZ domain-containing protein 1 isoform X1 has translation MEDEEVAESWEEAADSGEIDRRLEKKLKITQKESRKSKSPPKVPIVIQDDSLPTGPPPQIRILKRPTSNGVVSSPNSTSRPALPVKSLAQREAEYAEARKRILGSASPEEEQEKPILDRPTRISQPEDSRQPNNVIRQPLGPDGSQGFKQRR, from the exons ATGGAAGATGAGGAGGTCGCTGAGAGCTGGGAGGAGGCGGCAGACAGCGGG gaaATAGACAGACGGttggaaaaaaaactgaagatcACACAAAAGGAGAG CAGGAAATCCAAATCTCCTCCCAAAGTGCCCATTGTGATTCAGGACGATAGCCTTCCCACGGGGCCCCCTCCACAGATTCGCATCCTCAAGAGGCCCACCAGCAACGGTGTGGTCAGCAGCCCCAACTCCACCAGCAGGCCAGCCCTTCCCGTCAAGTCCCTAGCACAGCGGGAGGCAGAGTACGCGGAGGCCCGGAAGCGGATACTGGGCAGTGCCAGCCCCGAGGAGGAGCAAGAGAAACCCATCCTCGACCG GCCAACCAGGATCTCCCAACCTGAAGACAGCAGGCAGCCTAACAATGTGATCAGACAGCCTTTGGGTCCTGATGGATCACAAGGCTTCAAACAGCGCAGATAA
- the SZRD1 gene encoding SUZ domain-containing protein 1 isoform X2 produces MEDEEVAESWEEAADSGEIDRRLEKKLKITQKERKSKSPPKVPIVIQDDSLPTGPPPQIRILKRPTSNGVVSSPNSTSRPALPVKSLAQREAEYAEARKRILGSASPEEEQEKPILDRPTRISQPEDSRQPNNVIRQPLGPDGSQGFKQRR; encoded by the exons ATGGAAGATGAGGAGGTCGCTGAGAGCTGGGAGGAGGCGGCAGACAGCGGG gaaATAGACAGACGGttggaaaaaaaactgaagatcACACAAAAGGAGAG GAAATCCAAATCTCCTCCCAAAGTGCCCATTGTGATTCAGGACGATAGCCTTCCCACGGGGCCCCCTCCACAGATTCGCATCCTCAAGAGGCCCACCAGCAACGGTGTGGTCAGCAGCCCCAACTCCACCAGCAGGCCAGCCCTTCCCGTCAAGTCCCTAGCACAGCGGGAGGCAGAGTACGCGGAGGCCCGGAAGCGGATACTGGGCAGTGCCAGCCCCGAGGAGGAGCAAGAGAAACCCATCCTCGACCG GCCAACCAGGATCTCCCAACCTGAAGACAGCAGGCAGCCTAACAATGTGATCAGACAGCCTTTGGGTCCTGATGGATCACAAGGCTTCAAACAGCGCAGATAA